From a single Streptomyces sp. NBC_01264 genomic region:
- a CDS encoding serine/threonine-protein kinase: MGEIFAGRYELIDPIGRGGAGAVWRAWDHRRRRYVAAKVLLHSDAHTLLRFVREQALRIDHPHVLAPASWAADDDKVLFTMDLVAGGSLAHVIGDYGALPPRFVCTLLDQLLSGLAAVHAEGVVHRDIKPANILMEATGTGRPHLRLSDFGIAMRKGEPRLTETAYVVGTPGYLAPEQLLGSEPDFTADLFAVGLVGLYLLQGAKPDSQTLVEQFFTHGTPDAPEGVPAPLWDVLAALLQPDPRSRFQTATGARRALAEAVELLPPPGPDGDPVEVFDQLGPVPHDFTPRALRETAYGTPSANPTNPGPAPATNPPPPSVPAQPTEAPTPATEPLGVFGPSETGSFHLPPPQLATTPTPRSAPTVPTAQTAPYPHPYAQPQPQAQPVSPAAPRTAALAPPPAKVTAGILLAAVLCFAVGIWALTQL, encoded by the coding sequence ATGGGTGAGATCTTCGCCGGCCGGTACGAACTGATCGACCCGATCGGGCGTGGCGGCGCAGGTGCCGTATGGCGAGCGTGGGACCACCGGCGCCGCAGGTACGTCGCAGCGAAGGTCCTCCTGCACAGCGATGCCCACACCCTGCTGCGGTTCGTGCGCGAGCAGGCGCTGCGGATCGATCACCCGCACGTACTGGCCCCGGCCAGCTGGGCGGCGGACGACGACAAGGTCCTCTTCACCATGGACCTCGTCGCCGGCGGCTCCCTCGCCCATGTGATCGGGGACTACGGGGCGCTGCCGCCCCGGTTCGTGTGCACGCTGCTCGACCAGCTCCTGTCGGGGCTGGCGGCGGTGCATGCGGAGGGCGTCGTGCACCGCGACATCAAACCGGCCAACATCCTGATGGAGGCCACCGGAACCGGGCGGCCGCACCTGCGGCTGTCCGACTTCGGCATCGCCATGCGCAAGGGCGAGCCCCGGCTGACCGAGACCGCGTACGTGGTGGGCACGCCGGGCTATCTCGCCCCCGAGCAACTCCTCGGCTCCGAGCCGGACTTCACCGCTGACCTGTTCGCCGTCGGACTGGTCGGCCTCTACCTGCTCCAGGGCGCCAAGCCCGACTCCCAGACCCTCGTGGAGCAGTTCTTCACCCACGGCACCCCCGATGCCCCGGAGGGTGTTCCCGCGCCGCTGTGGGACGTCCTGGCGGCGCTGCTCCAGCCGGACCCCCGGAGCAGGTTCCAGACGGCCACCGGGGCGCGCAGGGCCCTCGCCGAGGCCGTGGAGCTGCTCCCGCCGCCCGGCCCGGACGGGGATCCGGTCGAGGTGTTCGACCAACTGGGCCCGGTGCCGCACGATTTCACGCCCAGGGCACTGCGGGAGACCGCGTACGGGACCCCTTCTGCGAACCCGACGAACCCGGGACCGGCCCCGGCGACGAACCCGCCCCCGCCCTCCGTGCCCGCGCAGCCCACCGAAGCCCCCACACCCGCCACCGAGCCCCTCGGCGTGTTCGGCCCCTCGGAGACGGGCAGCTTCCACCTCCCGCCGCCCCAGCTCGCCACCACCCCGACGCCCCGGAGCGCGCCGACGGTGCCGACCGCGCAGACGGCCCCGTACCCGCATCCTTACGCCCAACCCCAGCCCCAGGCCCAGCCGGTCTCCCCGGCCGCGCCCCGCACGGCCGCCCTCGCGCCCCCGCCCGCGAAGGTCACCGCCGGGATCCTGCTCGCCGCCGTACTGTGCTTCGCCGTCGGGATCTGGGCCCTGACCCAGCTCTAG
- a CDS encoding DUF3566 domain-containing protein, with the protein MSGATGAGPAQTGANGARGPAADSQGGTVTDTRGPQPPQSPQTQAGSQQPYHPPQAYSVPQGPGAPRGAGDPGAQRKPRTGARMAPRTRKARLRVAKADPWSVMKVSFLLSIALGVCTIVASVVLWMVMDAMGIFSSVGGTISEATGSNESNGFDLQTFLSLPRVLIFTTVISVIDVVLMTALATLGAFIYNLSAGFVGGVELTLAEDE; encoded by the coding sequence GTGAGCGGAGCCACGGGCGCCGGACCGGCCCAGACTGGAGCGAACGGTGCCCGTGGCCCCGCCGCGGACTCGCAGGGGGGAACCGTGACGGACACCCGAGGACCGCAGCCGCCTCAGTCGCCTCAGACGCAGGCCGGCTCTCAGCAGCCGTACCACCCGCCGCAGGCGTACTCGGTGCCCCAGGGCCCCGGGGCACCGCGGGGGGCGGGCGACCCCGGCGCGCAGCGCAAGCCGCGCACGGGGGCCCGTATGGCGCCCAGGACGCGCAAGGCGCGGCTCCGGGTGGCCAAGGCCGACCCCTGGTCGGTGATGAAGGTCAGCTTCCTGCTGTCGATCGCGCTGGGCGTGTGCACGATCGTCGCGTCGGTGGTGCTGTGGATGGTCATGGACGCCATGGGCATCTTCTCCAGCGTCGGCGGCACGATCAGTGAGGCGACCGGCTCGAACGAGAGCAACGGCTTCGACCTCCAGACCTTCCTGTCGCTGCCGCGCGTTCTGATCTTCACGACGGTGATCTCGGTCATCGACGTGGTGCTCATGACGGCGCTGGCGACCCTGGGCGCGTTCATCTACAACCTGTCGGCGGGCTTCGTCGGCGGTGTGGAGCTGACGCTCGCCGAGGACGAGTAG
- a CDS encoding MFS transporter translates to MPAASAPTAPAPAPVPTAATATAATPAAPRGLRSRWTALGVLSTGVLMTVLDGSIVTVAMPAIQKDLGFTPAGLSWVVNAYLIAFGSLLLLAGRLGDLIGRKRMFLAGTGIFTGASLLAGFAGSPDVLIAARFLQGLGSAVAAAVSLGILITLFTEPRERAKAIAVFSFTGAAGASLGQVLGGVLTDALDWHWIFFINLPIGLAALALALPALPADGAHAGPGLRAGADVIGALLVTAGLMLGIFTVVEVERYGWLSVHTLGLGTLSIALLAGFTARQARTRTPLVPLHIFRSRTVVGANLVQMLMVAALFSFQVLVALYLQNVLGYGAAETGLAMLPAAVVIGAVSLFASAPLNARFGERSVLLAGLALLVAALGLLTRLPVRADYVTDLLPVMLLAAGFGLALPALTALGMSGADEQDAGLASGLFNTTQQIGMALGVAVLSTLAAARTDSLLGTGLDRAAALTSGYHLAFGIGAGLMLTALVVAATLLRTGRRR, encoded by the coding sequence ATGCCTGCCGCCTCCGCGCCCACCGCTCCCGCCCCTGCTCCCGTCCCCACCGCCGCCACCGCGACCGCCGCCACCCCGGCCGCACCGCGCGGGCTGCGCTCCCGCTGGACCGCCCTCGGGGTGCTCTCCACCGGCGTCCTCATGACCGTCCTCGACGGCAGCATCGTCACGGTGGCGATGCCGGCCATCCAGAAGGACCTGGGCTTCACCCCCGCCGGACTGAGCTGGGTCGTCAACGCCTACCTGATCGCCTTCGGCAGCCTGCTGCTCCTCGCCGGCCGGCTCGGCGACCTCATCGGCCGCAAGCGGATGTTCCTCGCCGGGACCGGGATCTTCACCGGAGCCTCCCTGCTCGCCGGATTCGCCGGCTCGCCCGATGTGCTGATCGCCGCCCGCTTCCTCCAGGGCCTCGGCAGCGCCGTGGCCGCGGCCGTCAGCCTCGGCATCCTGATCACGCTGTTCACCGAACCGCGCGAGCGGGCCAAGGCCATCGCCGTCTTCTCCTTCACCGGAGCGGCCGGAGCCTCCCTGGGCCAGGTGCTCGGCGGGGTCCTGACCGACGCCCTCGACTGGCACTGGATCTTCTTCATCAACCTGCCCATAGGACTCGCCGCCCTCGCCCTGGCCCTGCCCGCACTCCCCGCCGACGGTGCTCATGCCGGACCCGGCCTGCGCGCCGGAGCCGACGTCATCGGCGCCCTGCTGGTCACCGCCGGCCTGATGCTCGGCATCTTCACCGTCGTCGAGGTGGAGCGCTACGGCTGGCTCTCCGTGCACACCCTCGGCCTCGGCACGCTCTCGATCGCCCTGCTCGCCGGCTTCACCGCACGCCAGGCCAGGACCCGTACCCCGCTGGTACCGCTGCACATCTTCCGCTCGCGGACCGTGGTCGGCGCGAACCTGGTCCAGATGCTGATGGTGGCCGCACTGTTCTCCTTCCAGGTCCTCGTCGCCCTGTACCTCCAGAACGTGCTCGGCTACGGAGCCGCCGAGACCGGCCTGGCGATGCTCCCGGCGGCCGTGGTCATCGGCGCGGTATCCCTCTTCGCCTCCGCCCCGCTCAACGCCCGCTTCGGCGAGCGCTCCGTGCTCCTCGCCGGTCTGGCCCTGCTCGTCGCCGCCCTCGGCCTGCTGACCCGGCTCCCGGTCCGCGCCGACTACGTCACCGACCTGCTCCCCGTGATGCTGCTGGCCGCCGGCTTCGGCCTGGCCCTGCCCGCCCTCACCGCCCTGGGCATGTCCGGCGCCGACGAGCAGGACGCGGGGCTCGCCTCGGGCCTGTTCAACACCACCCAGCAGATCGGCATGGCCCTCGGCGTCGCCGTCCTCTCCACCCTGGCGGCCGCCCGCACCGACTCCCTGCTCGGCACCGGCCTCGACCGCGCCGCGGCCCTGACCTCCGGCTACCACCTGGCCTTCGGGATCGGAGCCGGGCTGATGCTCACCGCGCTCGTCGTGGCGGCGACCCTGCTGCGGACCGGCCGGCGCCGCTGA
- a CDS encoding DLW-39 family protein, whose product MKKLLLVALAAIGGLLVYRQIQADRAEQDLWTEATDSVPSGSGV is encoded by the coding sequence GTGAAGAAGCTGCTCCTGGTCGCACTGGCCGCCATCGGCGGGCTCCTCGTGTACCGCCAGATCCAGGCGGACCGTGCGGAGCAGGACCTGTGGACGGAGGCAACCGACTCCGTGCCTTCTGGTTCCGGTGTGTGA
- a CDS encoding DUF5324 family protein gives MTRKESVRLAASSARDTARHAAEVVAPYAESAKHAAVHYAHEANERLAPKVSYAAGEAAKQARQTYGCHVQPRIKSARAHVPPNVDRAATNAVKQTRLAARSAVDYTQPRLESALAAAQPVAEEAASRSTAALAALRGQVSAKEVQQLVRRHERRARCGRLFKGVAVVGVLAGGAYAAWRWWDQQSNPDWLVEPPAATELSAREEAPASFDEELAAKERETGTEFVSSLEEEAEAAQERIDAEDAKRKHR, from the coding sequence GTGACCCGCAAGGAAAGCGTGCGCCTGGCAGCATCAAGTGCCAGGGATACGGCGCGGCACGCAGCGGAAGTGGTGGCGCCGTACGCGGAATCCGCCAAGCACGCTGCGGTGCATTACGCCCACGAAGCAAATGAACGGCTGGCGCCGAAGGTGTCGTACGCGGCCGGCGAGGCTGCGAAACAAGCCCGCCAGACGTACGGCTGCCACGTACAGCCCCGGATCAAATCGGCGCGCGCCCACGTGCCGCCGAATGTGGACCGGGCCGCGACCAACGCCGTGAAGCAGACCCGCCTGGCGGCCCGGAGCGCCGTGGACTACACGCAGCCGCGGCTGGAGAGCGCTTTGGCGGCGGCCCAGCCGGTGGCCGAGGAGGCCGCGTCCCGGTCGACGGCGGCGCTGGCGGCGCTGCGCGGCCAGGTGTCGGCCAAGGAGGTCCAGCAGCTCGTACGGCGCCACGAGCGGCGTGCCCGCTGCGGCCGCCTGTTCAAGGGCGTGGCGGTGGTCGGCGTCCTGGCCGGCGGGGCCTACGCCGCGTGGCGGTGGTGGGACCAGCAGTCGAACCCGGACTGGCTCGTCGAGCCGCCGGCCGCGACCGAGCTGTCGGCGCGGGAGGAGGCCCCGGCCTCCTTCGACGAGGAGCTGGCGGCGAAGGAGCGCGAGACCGGGACGGAGTTCGTCTCCAGCCTGGAGGAAGAGGCCGAGGCCGCTCAGGAGCGGATCGACGCGGAGGACGCGAAGCGCAAGCACCGCTGA
- a CDS encoding isocitrate lyase/PEP mutase family protein — protein MSVQAKTTEKALKLRELGASLLVLPNAWDAGSAAVIESAGAQAIATTSGGVAWSIGRGDGQHATKAEMLAAAARIVAAVDVPVTVDIEGGYEDVAATVREVVAVGAVGINLEDWKPADGTLRTAAEQAERIRAARAAATGAGLPELVINARTDVFLFGIGEESGRLADVLARVEAYAAAGADGIFVPGLLDLEALREIARGPLPVNAMAGPGGPSVAELAKAGVRRVSVGTGVAQAAYTAARAAAVEVLEQGTYGALEGALDYGTLNGLFVK, from the coding sequence ATGTCCGTGCAAGCGAAGACCACCGAGAAGGCCCTGAAGCTGCGGGAGTTGGGTGCGTCGCTGCTCGTTCTCCCCAACGCCTGGGACGCGGGCAGCGCGGCAGTGATCGAGTCGGCCGGGGCGCAGGCCATCGCCACCACGAGCGGGGGCGTGGCCTGGTCGATCGGCCGCGGGGATGGGCAGCACGCGACGAAGGCGGAGATGCTGGCGGCGGCCGCGCGGATCGTGGCGGCCGTTGACGTCCCGGTCACCGTGGACATCGAGGGCGGCTACGAGGACGTCGCGGCCACCGTGCGCGAGGTGGTGGCGGTGGGCGCCGTCGGGATCAACCTGGAGGACTGGAAGCCGGCCGACGGTACGCTCCGCACCGCCGCGGAGCAGGCCGAACGGATCCGCGCCGCCCGTGCGGCCGCCACCGGGGCCGGGCTGCCGGAGCTGGTCATCAATGCCCGTACCGATGTCTTCCTGTTCGGGATCGGCGAGGAGTCCGGCCGCCTCGCCGACGTCCTGGCCCGGGTGGAGGCGTACGCCGCAGCCGGCGCCGACGGGATCTTCGTGCCGGGGCTGCTGGACCTGGAGGCCCTGCGCGAGATCGCGCGCGGCCCGCTGCCGGTCAACGCCATGGCCGGTCCGGGCGGTCCGTCCGTCGCCGAGCTGGCGAAGGCCGGAGTGCGCCGGGTCAGTGTCGGCACCGGGGTGGCGCAGGCGGCGTACACGGCGGCCCGGGCCGCGGCGGTGGAGGTGCTGGAGCAGGGGACGTACGGGGCCCTGGAAGGGGCGCTCGACTACGGGACGCTGAACGGCCTCTTCGTGAAGTAG
- a CDS encoding MarR family winged helix-turn-helix transcriptional regulator — protein sequence MTAMAPAARNEPDLSFLLDHTSHVLRTRMAAALDQVGLTARMHCVLVHALGEERTQIQLAEIGGMDKTTMVVTVDALEKAGLAERRQSSTDRRARVIVVTDKGAELAKESSRIVDQVHADALGSLGAADREAVVRVLNLLVKGDLGTPSESPRPARRARQ from the coding sequence ATGACAGCCATGGCACCCGCAGCACGGAACGAGCCGGACCTCTCCTTCCTCCTGGACCACACCAGTCACGTCCTGCGCACCCGGATGGCGGCGGCGCTCGACCAGGTCGGGCTCACGGCCCGGATGCACTGCGTGCTCGTGCACGCCTTGGGGGAGGAGCGGACGCAGATCCAGCTCGCCGAGATCGGGGGCATGGACAAGACGACGATGGTCGTCACCGTCGACGCCCTGGAGAAGGCCGGACTGGCCGAGCGGCGGCAGTCGAGCACGGACCGCCGGGCCCGCGTCATCGTCGTCACGGACAAGGGCGCGGAGCTGGCGAAGGAGAGCAGCCGCATCGTCGACCAAGTGCACGCCGATGCCCTCGGCTCCCTCGGGGCCGCGGACCGCGAAGCGGTGGTGCGGGTGCTGAACCTGCTGGTCAAGGGCGATCTGGGGACCCCTTCGGAGAGCCCGAGGCCGGCCCGCAGGGCGCGCCAGTAG
- a CDS encoding LysM peptidoglycan-binding domain-containing protein, translating to MGLFDFMRSDKKKEQAEKAAEKAAEQVQQQAAAAPAPPSAMPADTGIKYTDSAAATKAAAERMAAAAPPKPAPMPPKAAPMPPAAKPAPHTPTPASAAHKAVPAAPKPAPKAQRTYTVRPGDSLSAIARRELGNEGRWRELYAMNKGVIGSNPDMIHPGQKLTLPS from the coding sequence ATGGGACTGTTCGACTTCATGAGGTCCGACAAGAAGAAGGAACAAGCCGAGAAGGCCGCCGAAAAGGCGGCTGAGCAGGTGCAACAGCAGGCCGCGGCCGCCCCGGCGCCGCCGTCCGCGATGCCCGCCGACACGGGGATCAAGTACACCGACTCGGCAGCGGCGACCAAGGCGGCCGCCGAGCGCATGGCGGCCGCGGCGCCGCCCAAGCCCGCACCGATGCCGCCCAAGGCCGCACCGATGCCCCCCGCCGCGAAGCCCGCCCCGCACACGCCCACGCCGGCCTCCGCCGCGCACAAGGCGGTCCCCGCGGCCCCGAAGCCCGCGCCCAAGGCCCAGCGCACGTACACCGTCCGCCCGGGCGACTCGCTCTCCGCGATCGCCCGCCGCGAGCTCGGCAACGAGGGCCGCTGGCGCGAGCTCTACGCGATGAACAAGGGCGTCATCGGCTCGAACCCCGACATGATCCACCCGGGGCAGAAGCTCACCCTCCCCAGCTAG
- a CDS encoding helix-turn-helix domain-containing protein, with protein MDAVQQEATARARELQRSWYGEPLGALFRRLIDDLGLNQARLAAVLGLSAPMLSQLMSGQRAKIGNPAVVQRVQALQDLAGQVADGSVSAGEATDRMDEIKKTQGGSVLSNSTSQTATGSGAPTVKRVVREIQSLLRSVSAAGDIIDAADTLAPTHPELAEFLRVYGAGRTSDAVAHYEAHQN; from the coding sequence GTGGACGCAGTACAGCAAGAGGCGACCGCCAGAGCCAGGGAACTCCAGCGGAGTTGGTACGGGGAGCCGCTCGGCGCGCTGTTCCGCCGGCTCATAGATGACCTCGGCTTGAACCAGGCCCGCCTCGCTGCCGTCCTCGGGCTGTCGGCTCCGATGCTGTCCCAGCTGATGAGCGGCCAGCGCGCAAAGATCGGCAACCCCGCCGTGGTCCAGCGGGTCCAGGCCCTCCAGGATCTCGCCGGCCAGGTGGCCGACGGGAGCGTCAGCGCGGGAGAGGCGACCGACCGGATGGACGAGATCAAGAAGACCCAGGGAGGTTCCGTCCTCAGCAACAGCACCAGCCAGACCGCCACCGGCTCCGGCGCACCCACCGTCAAGCGCGTCGTGCGCGAGATCCAGTCGCTGCTGCGCTCGGTCTCCGCGGCCGGCGACATCATCGACGCGGCGGACACCCTCGCCCCGACCCACCCGGAACTGGCAGAGTTCCTCCGGGTGTACGGAGCGGGCCGCACCTCCGACGCCGTCGCGCACTACGAGGCGCACCAGAACTGA
- a CDS encoding epoxide hydrolase family protein, which yields MRTSRVTPFRIDFPQADLDDLHQRLDRTRWPDEIPGSGWEYGIPGGHLKELVRYWREEYDWRAAESRLNAWPQFTTEIDGAHVHFAHIRSPEPDATPLLMTHGWPGSIVEFTDVAGPLTDPAAHGGDPADAFHLVLPSIPGFGLSGPTREAGWEFRRVAAAFAELMRRLGYERYGVQGGDWGAAISREIGRTRPEVTGVHLNLIPNAYMAREPEPADLLGLSPEQAARTRMSWERFQGWARDQQGYADIQSTRPQTLAYGLTDSPVGQLAWIAEKFHEWTGSPVDRDLLLTNVMLYWLTATAGSSARLYYERAHAGYWGEPPEPSTAPTALAHFPHENFLLLRHLAEQTNNIVQWTEFDRGGHFAALEEPELLVGDIRRFFRSR from the coding sequence ATGCGTACAAGTAGGGTCACTCCGTTCCGGATCGACTTCCCGCAGGCCGATCTGGACGATCTCCACCAGCGCCTGGACCGCACCCGGTGGCCGGACGAGATCCCCGGCTCGGGCTGGGAGTACGGGATTCCGGGCGGCCACCTGAAGGAACTGGTCCGGTACTGGCGCGAGGAGTACGACTGGCGGGCCGCCGAATCCCGGCTGAACGCGTGGCCGCAGTTCACGACCGAGATCGACGGGGCGCACGTTCACTTCGCCCACATACGGTCCCCGGAACCGGACGCCACCCCGCTGCTCATGACCCACGGATGGCCGGGCTCGATCGTCGAGTTCACCGATGTGGCCGGTCCGCTCACCGATCCGGCAGCCCACGGCGGCGACCCGGCCGACGCCTTCCACCTGGTCCTGCCGAGCATCCCCGGATTCGGGCTGTCCGGGCCGACCCGAGAGGCGGGGTGGGAGTTCCGGCGCGTGGCCGCCGCCTTCGCCGAGCTGATGCGCAGGCTGGGATACGAGCGGTACGGGGTCCAGGGCGGCGACTGGGGCGCGGCCATCTCCCGCGAGATCGGCCGCACCCGGCCCGAGGTGACCGGCGTCCACCTGAACCTGATTCCGAACGCCTACATGGCACGGGAACCGGAACCGGCCGATCTGCTGGGCCTCTCCCCTGAGCAGGCCGCGCGCACCCGGATGTCCTGGGAGCGGTTCCAGGGCTGGGCCCGCGACCAGCAGGGGTACGCCGACATCCAGTCCACCCGCCCGCAGACCCTCGCGTACGGTCTCACCGACTCGCCCGTCGGGCAGCTCGCCTGGATCGCCGAGAAGTTCCACGAGTGGACGGGCTCTCCCGTCGACCGCGACCTGCTCCTCACGAACGTGATGCTCTACTGGCTGACGGCCACGGCGGGTTCCTCGGCCCGCCTCTACTACGAGCGCGCGCACGCCGGCTACTGGGGAGAGCCGCCCGAGCCGTCGACGGCGCCCACCGCCCTCGCCCATTTCCCGCACGAGAACTTCCTCCTGCTGCGACACCTGGCCGAGCAGACGAACAACATCGTGCAGTGGACCGAATTCGACCGTGGCGGCCACTTCGCGGCCCTGGAAGAGCCCGAGTTGCTGGTCGGGGACATCCGGCGCTTCTTCCGCTCCCGCTGA
- the gyrA gene encoding DNA gyrase subunit A, with the protein MADETTPTAAESAEEQPVVRIEPVGLETEMQRSYLDYAMSVIVSRALPDVRDGLKPVHRRVLYAMYDGGYRPEKGFYKCARVVGDVMGTYHPHGDSSIYDALVRLAQPWSLRMPLVDSNGNFGSPGNDPAAAMRYTECKLMPLAMEMLRDIDEETVDFTDNYDGRNQEPTVLPARFPNLLINGSAGIAVGMATNIPPHNLREVAAGAQWALEHPEASHEELQDALIERIKGPDFPSGALVVGRKGIEEAYRTGRGSITMRAVVEVEEIQNRQCLVVTELPYQTNPDNLAQKIADLVKDGKVGGIADVRDETSSRTGQRLVIVLKRDAVAKVVLNNLYKHTDLQTNFGANMLALVDGVPRTLSIDAFIRHWVTHQIEVIVRRTKFRLRKAEERAHILRGLLKALDAIDEVIALIRRSNTVEIAREGLMGLLSIDEIQANAILEMQLRRLAALERQKIVAEHDELQAKINEYNAILASEERQRQIVSEELAAIVEKFGDDRRSKLVPFDGDMSMEDLIAEEDIVVTITHGGYVKRTKTEDYRSQKRGGKGVRGTKLKQDDLVDHFFVSTTHHWLLFFTNKGRVYRSKAYELPDAGRDARGQHVANLLAFQPDEKIAQILAIRDYEAAPYLILATKGGLVKKTALKDYDSPRSGGVIAINLRETEDGSDDELIGAELVSAEDDLLLISKKAQSIRFTATDDALRPMGRATSGVKGMSFRGGDELLSMSVVRPGTFVFTATDGGYAKRTPVDEYRVQGRGGLGIKAAKIVEDRGSLVGALVVDETDEILAITLSGGVIRTRVNEVRETGRDTMGVQLINLGKRDAVVGIARNAEAGQETDEADDSENEIGTDAAVEGQAAEAAEGTEPSAGEHEE; encoded by the coding sequence ATGGCCGACGAAACCACGCCCACCGCCGCGGAATCCGCGGAGGAGCAGCCCGTCGTACGCATCGAGCCCGTCGGGCTCGAGACGGAGATGCAGCGCTCCTACCTCGACTACGCGATGTCCGTCATCGTCTCCCGCGCGCTGCCCGACGTACGGGACGGCCTCAAGCCGGTCCACCGTCGTGTGCTGTACGCGATGTACGACGGCGGTTACCGGCCCGAGAAGGGCTTCTACAAGTGCGCCCGCGTCGTCGGTGACGTCATGGGCACGTACCACCCGCACGGTGACTCCTCGATCTACGACGCCCTGGTCCGCCTGGCCCAGCCGTGGTCGCTGCGCATGCCGCTCGTGGACTCCAACGGCAACTTCGGCTCCCCGGGCAACGACCCGGCGGCCGCGATGCGCTACACCGAGTGCAAGCTCATGCCGCTGGCCATGGAGATGCTCCGGGACATCGACGAGGAGACCGTCGACTTCACGGACAACTACGACGGCCGCAACCAGGAGCCCACGGTCCTGCCGGCGCGCTTCCCGAACCTGCTGATCAACGGCTCGGCGGGCATCGCGGTCGGCATGGCCACCAACATCCCGCCGCACAACCTGCGCGAGGTCGCGGCCGGCGCCCAGTGGGCGCTGGAGCACCCGGAGGCCTCGCACGAGGAGCTCCAGGACGCGCTCATCGAGCGGATCAAGGGCCCGGACTTCCCGTCGGGCGCCCTGGTCGTGGGCCGCAAGGGCATCGAGGAGGCGTACCGGACCGGTCGCGGCTCCATCACGATGCGCGCGGTGGTCGAGGTCGAGGAGATCCAGAACCGCCAGTGCCTGGTGGTCACGGAGCTTCCGTACCAGACCAACCCCGACAACCTGGCGCAGAAGATCGCCGACCTGGTCAAGGACGGCAAGGTCGGCGGCATCGCCGACGTCCGCGACGAGACCTCGTCCCGGACCGGCCAGCGCCTGGTGATCGTCCTCAAGCGCGACGCCGTCGCCAAGGTCGTGCTGAACAACCTCTACAAGCACACCGACCTGCAGACGAACTTCGGCGCGAACATGCTGGCGCTGGTGGACGGCGTGCCGCGCACGCTGTCGATCGACGCGTTCATCCGCCACTGGGTGACGCACCAGATCGAGGTCATCGTCCGGCGCACGAAGTTCCGCCTGCGCAAGGCGGAGGAGCGCGCCCACATCCTGCGCGGTCTGCTCAAGGCGCTGGACGCGATCGACGAGGTCATCGCGCTGATCCGGCGCAGCAACACGGTCGAGATCGCCCGCGAGGGCCTGATGGGCCTGCTGTCGATCGACGAGATCCAGGCGAACGCGATCCTGGAGATGCAGCTCCGCCGCCTCGCGGCCCTGGAGCGGCAGAAGATCGTCGCCGAGCACGACGAGCTCCAGGCCAAGATCAACGAGTACAACGCGATCCTGGCCTCCGAGGAGCGTCAGCGTCAGATCGTCAGCGAGGAACTGGCCGCCATCGTCGAGAAGTTCGGCGACGACCGGCGTTCCAAGCTGGTGCCCTTCGACGGCGACATGTCCATGGAGGACCTGATCGCCGAAGAGGACATCGTCGTCACGATCACCCACGGCGGGTACGTCAAGCGCACCAAGACCGAGGACTACCGCTCGCAGAAGCGCGGCGGCAAGGGCGTGCGCGGCACGAAGCTGAAGCAGGACGACCTCGTCGACCACTTCTTCGTGTCCACCACGCACCACTGGCTGCTGTTCTTCACGAACAAGGGCCGGGTCTACCGCTCCAAGGCGTACGAGCTGCCGGACGCCGGCCGTGACGCCCGCGGGCAGCACGTGGCGAACCTGCTGGCCTTCCAGCCGGACGAGAAGATCGCCCAGATCCTCGCGATCCGCGACTACGAGGCCGCCCCGTACCTGATCCTGGCCACCAAGGGCGGCCTGGTGAAGAAGACGGCGCTCAAGGACTACGACTCTCCCCGTTCGGGTGGCGTCATCGCGATCAACCTGCGGGAGACCGAGGACGGCAGCGACGACGAGCTGATCGGCGCCGAGCTGGTGTCCGCCGAGGACGACCTGCTGCTCATCAGCAAGAAGGCGCAGTCGATCCGCTTCACGGCAACCGACGACGCGCTGCGCCCGATGGGCCGCGCCACCTCGGGCGTGAAGGGCATGAGTTTCCGCGGAGGGGACGAACTGCTCTCCATGAGCGTGGTCCGGCCGGGTACGTTCGTCTTCACCGCGACCGACGGCGGCTACGCCAAGCGGACGCCGGTGGACGAGTACCGCGTCCAGGGCCGTGGTGGCCTGGGCATCAAGGCCGCGAAGATCGTGGAGGACCGCGGCTCGCTCGTCGGGGCGCTGGTGGTCGACGAAACGGACGAAATCCTCGCCATCACGCTCAGCGGTGGTGTGATTCGTACGCGCGTCAACGAAGTACGGGAGACCGGCCGTGACACCATGGGCGTCCAGCTGATCAACCTGGGCAAGCGCGATGCCGTCGTCGGCATCGCCCGCAACGCGGAGGCCGGTCAGGAAACTGACGAGGCCGACGACAGCGAGAACGAGATCGGGACCGACGCGGCCGTCGAAGGACAGGCCGCCGAGGCTGCCGAGGGCACGGAGCCCTCGGCTGGGGAGCACGAGGAGTAA